The Streptomyces rubrogriseus genomic sequence GGCGACGTCCCGCCGACGGCCACGGCCGAGGGCCTGCTGGGCACCCACCCGCGCATCACCGGAGGCAGGCTGGCGCTGCGCCTCGACGAGTTCCTCGCCCGTACCGCCCGCTTTGCCGCGCACGACGTCCCCGGGTTCCGCGCCTACCAGCGGCGCCGTACCGCCCTGGTGGGCGCCGAGCGGGCCCGCCTGCGGCTGGACGACCACCGGCCGCGCGTCATGTCCGCCTTCGTCCGCAACCGGCTCGTGGACGAGGTCTACCTGCCGCTCGTCGGCGACAGCCTGGCCAAACAGCTCGGCGCCACCGGCGACGGCAAGCGCACCGACACGGGCGGCCTCCTGCTGCTGCTCTCCCCGCCGGGATACGGCAAGACGACCCTGGTCGAGTACGTCGCCGAGCGCCTCGGCCTGATGCTGGTGAAGGTCGGCGGCCCCGCGCTCGGCCACGGCGTCACCTCGCTCGACCCGGCCGACGCCCCGAACGCCACCGCACGCCAGGAGGTGGAGAAGATCAACTTCGCGCTGGCGTCCGCGAACAACACGCTGCTCTACCTGGACGACATCCAGCACACCTCCCCGGAGCTGCTCCAGAAGTTCATCCCGCTGTGCGACGCCACCCGCCGCGTGGACGGTGTGTGGAACGGCGCGCCCCGCACCTACGACCTGCGCGGCAAGCGCTTCGCCGTCTGCATGGCCGGCAACCCCTACACCGAGTCCGGGGCCCGCTTCCAGGTCCCCGACATGCTCGCCAACCGGGCCGACGTCTGGAACCTCGGCGACGTCCTCACCGGCAAGGAGGAGGCCTTCGCGCTCAGCTTCCTGGAGAACGCGCTCACCGCCAACCCGGTCCTGGCCCCGCTCGCCGGACGCGACCGCGCCGACCTGGAGCTGCTCGTCCGCCTCGCCACCGGCGACCCCACCGCCCGCGCCGACCGCCTCGACCACGCCTACCCGCCGGCCGAGCTGGAGCGGATCCTGTCCGTCCTGCGCCACCTGGTGGCCGCCCGCGAGACGGTGCTGGCCGTCAACGCCGCCTACATCGCCTCCGCGGCCCGGTCGGACGAGACCCGTACCGAACCCGCCTTCCGGCTCCAGGGCTCCTACCGCAACATGAACAAGATCGCCCAGCGTGTCCGCCCCGTCATGAACGACGCCGAACGCGCCGCCGTCCTCGACGACCACTACACCGCCGAGGCGCAGACCCTGACCCACGGGGCCGAGGCCAACCTCCTCAAGCTCGCCGAACTGCGCGGCACGCTCACCCCCGAGCAGGCCGACCGCTGGGCCGAGGTGCGCACCGCCCACGTCCGCGCCCGCACCCTCGGCGGCCCGGACGACGACCCGCTCACCCGTGCCGTCGCCGCCCTGGGCCTGCTCGCCGACCGCGTCGCCGCCGTGGAGTCCGCCATCACCCGCGCCGCCGACCCCCGCCACCTCCTGGCCGACCCGAACGCGCGGCACGCCGCCGACGGAACGGAGCGGTGAGCGCGGGGCCGGGCGCAGTCCCGGTCACGGTCCCGCTGACAGCCGCTCGCAGTCCGTCCCGCTCACTGCCCCGCTCGCAGTCCCGCTCACAGCCCCGCCGCGTCCGGCACGTCGAAGGCGTCCAGCAGGCCGGACGTGCCCGGCGGCCCCGCGTCGAGCCGCTGCTCGGACCAGATGGTCTTGTCGTGCCGGCTGTGCCGGACGCCCCAGTGGGTGCTGAGCCGCATCACGATGAACAGACCCCTGCCGCCCTCGTCGTTCTCCCGGGCCCGGCGCAGATGGGGGCTGGCGCTGTTGGCGTCCGTGACCTCGGTCAGCAGCCGGCCCCGGTCGCGGATGAGCCGCAGCCGCACCGGGCCCTTGCCGTAGCGGATGGCGTTGGTGACCAGCTCGCTGACGACGAGTTCGGTGGTGAAGACCGCCTCGTCCAAACCCCACGAGGCGAGCTGCCGGTCGACGAGCCGCCGGGCGGTCCCCACCACGGAGGCGTCGGCGGGCAGCGTCCAGTCCGCGACGTGCTCCGGCGACAGGGCGCGGGTGCGCGCGAGCAGCAGGACGGCGTCGTCGTGGCGGGAGGGCGCCATGTGGTAGACGGCGGTGTCGCACAGCTCCTGCAGCGGCCGGGTCGTGGAGGCCAGGATGTGTTCGAGACGGCGCCGGGCGGCGTCCCCGTGCTCGCCGTTGCCCCGGGTGAGGCCGTTGGTGTGCAGGGCCAGCAGGGTGCCCGGCGCCAGTTCGAGCACGGCCGGGGTGAAGACGTGTCCGCCGCCGGTCCCGAGCGGCGGCCCCTGCGGGACGTCCACGGTGCGGGGGGCTCCGTCCGGGTCGATGACGACGGGGGCGGGGTGCCCCGCGCAGACCATGGTGCAGTGCCGGGAGACGGGGTTGTAGACGGTGACCGCGCAGGTCGCCACCGGGGCGTTGCCACCCGGACCGGAGGCGTCCGCCAGCTGGGAGGCGACCTCGTCCAGGTGGGTCAGCAGCTCGTCCGTCTCCAGGTCCCGCAGGGCGAGGGTGCGCACGGCGAGGCGCAGCTGCCCCATCGTGGCCGCCGCCTCGATGCCGTGGCCGGTGACGTCGCCGACGACGAGGGCGACGCGGGTGCCGGAGAGGGGGACGACGTCGAACCAGTCGCCGCCGGCGCTCTCGGGCAGGTACACGTGGGCGGTCTCCACCGCCGAGAGCAGCGGGATCTCGCCGGGCTGCAGCCGCCGCTGGAGGGCGGCCGCCACGGTGTGCTCGCGCCGGTAGCTGTGCGCGTTGTCCAGGTGCACGGACGCGGTGAACGCCGCCTGCCGGGCCACGTCCAGGTCGGCCTCCTCGAAGGGGTCGGTCCGGTGCCGGTACAGGGTCAGCAGCCCGAGCACGGTGTCCCGGGCCAGCAGCGGGGCGACGATCATGGAGTGCACGCCGGTCCGGACCAGTGGCTCGAAGCCCTCCGGGTCGGTGGAGAGCCAGGGGTCGTCGGACGAGACGCCGACCAGCCGGGCCCGCATGTCGTTGAGGACCTGCGTGTACGGGGTGGGGAAGGGGAGCGGACGGCTGTCGCCCTCCTTGCGGCTCACCTCGGCGACCGGCGGGGCGAAGGCCACCCGCCGCAGCGGAACCTCCGTCGGCGGGGGACCGGCCGCCCGTTCGGCCGCGACGACACCGTCGTCCAGCAGGTCGACGGTGGCCGCGTCGGCGAAGGCGGGGACCAGGGCCGCCACCAGTTCGTCGCCGGTGGTCCGTACGTCCAGCGTGGAGCCGACGGTCGCGTGCACCTCGCTGAGCACGGCGAGCCGGTCCGCCGCGGCCTGCCGCTCGGTCACGTCCTCGACCACGCCCACCAGACCGGGCCTGCCGTCGCCGAGGTCGTGCAGCGGGAAGAGGGACACCTCGACGGCGAGGGTGCGGTGCGGGCCGGACGGCGCCCTGCCCCGGACCAGGCGGCCCCGCAACGCCTCGCCGGTGGACAGGACCTCGTCGATCAGATCCTGCAGTTCGCCCGCTTCCAACTCGGGGGCGAAGTCGGCGATCCGCTGTCCGAGGACGTCGTCCTCGGACAGCCCTCGCACTCCGCGGCCGCCCGGGGTGTAGCGGGTGACCTTCTGCTCGGAGTCGAAGACGAACAGACCCTGGGGCGAGTTGGCGAACAGCGCGTTGAGCACCGCGGCGTCGCCGATGGGATCGCCAGTCACCGCATGCTCTCCCTTCGCGGCCTTCCCCTCTCACCTTCCTCACCCTCTCGCATCGGCCCCGTCCGGCAACTCGGCCGGAGGATGTGCTTGGCTCGACGCGACCGCCGACAGCGGCAACCGGAGGAAGTGGGACCGGGAGAAGCGGAAACCGGAGGAAGCGGAAACCGGGGGAAGCGGGACCGGGAGAAGCGGGAACCGGGGAAGCGGGACCGGGAGAAGCGGGAACCGGGGAAGGGAGACGGACTGCCGTGCACGTGCTGATCCTCGGCGGCACCACGGAGGCCCGCCGCCTGGCCGAACTGCTGGCGGCCGAGCAGCCGGCGGGGCCGCGCGTGACGACCTCCCTGGCAGGACGGGTCTCCGCGCCCAGGACGCCACCGGGCGAGGTACGCGTCGGCGGCTTCGGCGGCGCCGACGGACTGGCCGCCTGGCTCCGCGAGCACGCCGTCGACCTGCTCGTCGACGCCACCCACCCCTTCGCCGGCACCATCACCCGCAACGCGGCACACGCCGCCGCCACCGCCCGGGTCCCGCTGCTCGTGCTGCGACGCCCCGGCTGGCGCCCGGTCGAGGGGGACGTCTGGCACGAGGCCGGCTCCCTGGCGGAGGCCGCCGCGCTGCTGCCCGCGCTCGGCCGGCGGGTCTTCCTGACCACCGGCCGCACGGGCCTGGCCGTCTTCGCCCCGCTGGCCGACCCGTGGTTCCTCGTCCGGTCCGTCGACGCGCCCGAGGGGGCCCGCCCGCCCCGCACGGAGGTCCTGCTGGACCGCGGCCCCTTCACCCTCGACGGGGAGCGCGAGCTGCTGCGCCGGCACCAAATCGACGTCCTGGTCACCAAGGACAGCGGGGGAGCGGCCACCGCGCCGAAACTGACGGCCGCCCGCGAGGCGGGGCTGCCCGTGGTCGTGGTCCGCAGGCCCCCGGTGCCCGAGGGGGTACCGGTGGTGGCCGAACCCGGGCAGGCGGCACGGTGGGTAGCGGAGACCCGCGCGAGGCGCTCGCCGAGGCCCTAGGCCGGGTGCGGGCCGCCGTACCGCGCGCGGCTCACTCCTCCTCGCTGGCGATCGCGTTGACCGCGGCGGCGGCGAGCGCACTGCCCCCGCGACGCCCCCGTACGACGAGGTGCTCCACTCCCGACGGGTGGGCGGCCAACGCCTCCTTGGACTCGGCGGCACCGACGAAGCCGACGGGTACGCCGATGACCGCGGCCGGGCGCGGAGCCCCCTCGCCGATCATCTCCAGCAGCCGGAAGAGCGCGGTGGGCGCGTTGCCGACGGCGACCACGGCGCCGTCCAGCCGGTCGCGCCACAGCTCCAGCGCGGCGGCGCTGCGCGTGGTGCCGAGCCGGGCCGCCAGCTCGGGGACGGCGGGGTCGGACAGGGTGCACACGACGTCGTTGTCCGCGGGCAGCCGGGCGCGCGTCACACCGCTCGCCACCATCCGCACGTCGCACAGCACGGGCGCACCGGCCCGCAGGGCCTCGCGGGCGCGCGAGACGACGTCCGGGGACCACGACAGGTCGCGGACCAGGTCGACCATGCCGCAGGCGTGGATCATCCGGACCGCGACCCGGCCGACGTCGGCGGGCAGTCCGGACAGGTCGGCCTCCGCGCGGATGGTGGCGAAGGACTGGCGGTAGATGGCCGCGCCGTCCTTCTCGTACTCGTACTCGTACTCGTACTCGGAGTCGTACGGGGTCACGGTGCTCTTCTCGCTGTTCTCGGTCGGCGGACGGCCACGGCGGGGAGCATACCGACAGGTGTTCGGCGCCGGTTTGCGGTGCGCCGCAGGGTGAAACCCGGCAGGCACCACCCACACGTACCCGTGAACGGAAGGGAAGCGGCCGCCATGCCCACCACCGTCAACGACCTGCTCCGTACCTACCCGGCCGACCTGGGCGGCGTGGACCGGGAGGCCATGGCCAGGTGCATCGAGGAGTGCCTCAGGTGCGCCCAGGCGTGCACCGCGTGCGCCGACGCCTGCCTGTCGGAGCCCACGGTCGCCGATCTGACCAAGTGCATCCGCACCGACATGGACTGCGCCGACGTCTGCACCGCCACGGCCGCGGTCCTGTCCCGGCACACGGGCTACGACGCCAACGTGACCCGGGCCGTGCTCCAGGCCTGCGCGACCGTCTGCGCGGCGTGCGGCGACGAGTGCGCCCGGCACGCCGGCATGCACGAGCACTGCCGGGTCTGCGCCGAGGCGTGCCGGAGCTGCGAGCAGGCGTGCCAGGAACTGCTCGCCGGCCTGGGCTGAGGCCGGCGAGCAGTTCGCCGGGGACCGGTCCGGCCGGTCAGTGGTAGGCGTGGACGACGGCGTGGCCCTTGCCGCGGCCGATCATCCACTTGTTGACCGGCGTGGTGATCACGAACGCCACGGCGAAGCCGCCGAGCAGGGCGTACCAGAACAGCCCGTCCGACAGGTGCGCCTCCATGGCGCCGGGGACCAGGGCGATGATCCCGTTGTCGACCAGCTCCATCACCGCGATGGAGACCGTGTCGGCGGCCAGCGCCACCTTGATCGCGGCCTTCAGGGACACCCCGGCGCGCACGACCGCGAAGAGGGTGAGGGAGTAGCCGAAGACGAAGGCCAGGGCGATGGCCAGCACCATGGTCGGCACGTTGCCCCACATCAGCGCGGTGCCGATGACCATGCCGAGGATCTCGCCGATGGCGCACCCGGTGAGGCAGTGCAGCGTCGCCTGCATGGCGGTCGCCCAGGTGGTGCCGTGCCCGTGCCCGTGCCCGTGCTCATGGGCGTGCCCGTTGTCCGCGGGGGCGGAGTGGTGCGTGCTGTGGTGCGTGCTGTGGTCCATGTCGTGGTCCATGACGGAGAATGTATACCCCTAGGGGGTATCTAGTCCAGGAGGTGCACCCGTCACCAGGCCTCCGAGTCCTCGGCCCCGTCCGTCACGGGCGCCGTCCGGACCGTCGCCCGCACCCGGGCCGCGAGCAGGGGGAACACGAGTACCGAGACCATCGCGGCACCGACCAGCGAAGCCGCCCGGTCCGTGGCGATCAGCTCCTGGTCGACGCCGATGGTCGTGATGGCGACGACCAGCGGCAGGCACGTCGAGGTGAACAGCGCCAGCGCCGCCCGGTCCCCGCGGCCGAGATCCCTGGGCGCGAGGAGGTACACCGGGCCCCCGTGCACCAGCAGGAAGAGCAGCAGGAACCCGGGCACCAGCAGCAGCGCGCCCGGGTCGTGCAGCAGCGCGTCCAGGTCGAACTCGATGCCGGTGACCACGTAGAAGAGGGGCACGAGGAAGCCGAAGCCCATGGCCTCGACCTTGCCGAGGACCTCCCCGCTGCTCGCGGGCGCGGCCCGGAGCAGTACCAGCCTGGTCAGGACGCCGGCCGCGAACGCGCCCAGCAGGACGTCGAGTCCGAAGACCTCGGCGAGGCCCAGCATGCAGGCGAGCAGCAGCATCACGAACCGGACCGCGAACTGGCCGCTCGTGTGCAGGGTCCGCTCGGTCAGCCGGGCGAACCAGGGCGGTCTCGGGCGCAGCGCCCAGAACACGGCGGCTGCCGTGATCGCTCCGAACGCGGCCAGCAGCGCCGCCGACTCGGCCGGCCGCCGTCCGCTGAGCAGCAGCGCCACGGCGATCACCGGCCCGAACTCGCCGACCGCGCCGAACGCCGAGATCACCGTCCCGAACCGGCCGCGCAGCTCGCCGCTGTCCCGCAGCATCGGCAGTACGGTGCCGAGCGTGGTGCTGGTGAGCGCGGTGCCGATGACGAACGCCCCGAAGACGTCCCCGCCGCTGACGAGCAGCGCCAGCGCGATCCCGGCCGCGAGGGCGATCGGCCAGGACCACAGGGAACGGCGCAGGGTGTCGCCCCGGACGGCGGCGAAGTCGATCTCGTAGCCGGCCAGGAAGATGAGCATGGACAGGCCGAGGTCGGCCAGCGTGTCCACGACGTCGTCGGGACGGGCCCAGCCGAGTACGTCTGGCCCCATCACGATGCCGAGCGCGATCTCGAAGATGACCAGGGGAACCCGGACCCGCCGCCCCGTGGCGTGGCGAGGAGCGGCGCCAGGACCGCGGCGGCCAGGATCAGGACGAGGGTGCCCGGATGGCTCACGGGACACCGCCGTGCCGCCCGGCCGCGGACTGCCGCGCACGGCGCCGCCCCGCCTTCCGTGCCATCGACGCTCCCTCGCGAACGGCGTGCCGGGACGGGACACCGACGGCGCCCGCCCCCGCCACTGTCGCCCGCCGGGCAGACCGGGACTACCGGGCGTACGCCGGAAGGAGGAGCGAAGGGAGGAGCGGCGGGGGGCGAAGGGAGGAGCGGCGGGGGAGCGTCGAATCTCCGTTGCTCCCCCGTACGCGGTGGCCTACCGTCCCGGTCATGCTGCCCCGGGTGGAAACGGACGAGGAGTGGGACGCGGTCGTCCCCGACGAGACGGTGATGCGCCCCGGCGCGGCCGGCCTGTGCGCACGCCTGGGCCTCGCGGACGCACCGCTGACCCGTTTCCCGGACGGCTCCCGGCCGGTCTACGCGGTGGGCGACGAGCACGTGCTCAAGCTGTTCCCGGGAGCCGTCGCGCAGGACGGCGTCGCGGAGGGCCGCGTCCTCACCCACCTCCAGGGACGGCTCCCGACACCGACCCCCCGGGTCCGTGACTTCGGCCCCTGCGAGAACGGCTGGCAGTACGTCCTGATGTCCCGCCTCCACGGCGAGAACCTGGCCCGCGCCTGGGACCGCGTGCCCCGCGACCACCGCGAACGGCTCGTCACCGAGGTCGGGGAAACCCTCGCGGTACTGCACTCCCTCGACCCCGGCCCCCTCGGGGACGTCCTCGGCCCCGGCGACTGGGGCGCCTTCCTGGACCGGCAGCGAGCCGGCGCCGTGCGACAGCAGCGCGCCAACGGGCTGCCGGCCGGCTGGCTGGAGCAGATCCCCGACTTCCTGGCCTCGGTCCCGCTGCCGCGGGACCCGGACGGCTGCCTGCTGCACACCGAGGTGATGCGGCAGCACCTCATGGTCGACCCCGACGGGTGGCGGCTGACCGGGCTCTTCGACTTCGAACCCGCCATGATCGGTGACCGCGCCTACGACTTCGTGGGCGTCGGCCTGTTCGTCACCGGCGGCGACCCGGACCTGCTGGCCCGCCTGGCCAAGGCGTACGGCCGCACCTTCGACCCGTCGGTGCTGCTCGCGTACACGCTGCTGCACGTGTACAGCGACCTCCCCTGGTACCTGCGCGAACTGCCCGTACCCGGCGCGGAAACACTCCCGGCGCTCGCGGAGGCGTGGTTCGGCACGACGGGGGTCAGTGGCTGCCGGTGAGTTCGCCGGTGAGTCTGCCGTGGAGGTCGGCGCTCGGGGAGTTCAGGCCGGTGATCTCGACGGTCTTGCCGCGCTGCTCGTACTTCGTCTCGATCGCGTCCAGGGCGGCCACGGAGGAGGCGTCCCAGATGTGGGCGGCGGAGAGGTCGATGACGACCCGGTCCGGGTCGCCCGCGTAGTCGAACTGGCCGACCAGGTCGTTGGAGGAGGCGAAGAACAGCTCTCCGGTGACCCGGTACACGACCGTGGTGCCGTCGGGGTCCGTGACGGCGGTGACCTGGGCGAGGTGGGCGACGCGCCTGGCGAAGACGACCATGGCGGTGACGGTGCCGACGACGACGCCGATGGCGAGGTTCTCGGTGGCGACCACGACGATCACGGTGATGACCATGACGGCGATCTCCCCGGCGGGCATCCGCTTCAGGGTCTTGGGCGCGACGGAGTGCCAGTCGAAGGTGCCGAAGGCGACCATGACCATGACGGCGACCAGAGCGGCCATGGGGATGTCGGAGACGACCGGGCCGAAGACGATGCACAGCACCATCAGGAACGAACCGGCGAGGAAGGTGGAGACGCGGGTACGGGCGCCGGACACCTTCACGTTGATCATGGTCTGGCCGATCATGGCGCAGCCGCCCATGCCGCCGAAGAAACCGGTGACGATGTTGGCGACGCCCTGCCCGATGGACTCACGGGTCTTGGAGGAGTGGGTGTCGGTGATGTCGTCGACGAGCCTGGCGGTCATCAGCGACTCCATCAGGCCGACCAGCGCCATGGCGAGGGCGTAGGGCGCGACGGTGGTCAGGGTGTCGAGGGTGAAGGGCACGTCGGGCAGGCCCGGCACCGGCAGCGAGGACGGCAGCTCGCCCTTGTCACCGACGGTGGGCACCGCGATCCCGGCGGCGACGGTGATCACGGTGAGGATGACGATGGACACCAGCGGGGCCGGGACCACCCTGGTGACCTTCGGGAAGAACACCATCAGCGCCAGGCCGCCGATGATCAGCGGGTAGACCGGCCAGGGCACGTCGTGCATCTCCGGCACCTGCGCCATGAAAATCATGATGGCGAGGGCGTTCACGAAGCCCGTCATCACCGAGCGGGGCACGAACCGCATGAGCTTGGCCACGCCCACCGCGCCCAGGACGATCTGGAAGACGCCGGCCAGGATGACGGTCGCGACCAGGTAGCCCAGGCCGTGTTCCCGGTTCACCGGCGCGATGACGAGTGCTACCGCGCCGGTGGCGGCGGAGATCATCGCGCGGCGAC encodes the following:
- a CDS encoding ATP-binding SpoIIE family protein phosphatase, which produces MTGDPIGDAAVLNALFANSPQGLFVFDSEQKVTRYTPGGRGVRGLSEDDVLGQRIADFAPELEAGELQDLIDEVLSTGEALRGRLVRGRAPSGPHRTLAVEVSLFPLHDLGDGRPGLVGVVEDVTERQAAADRLAVLSEVHATVGSTLDVRTTGDELVAALVPAFADAATVDLLDDGVVAAERAAGPPPTEVPLRRVAFAPPVAEVSRKEGDSRPLPFPTPYTQVLNDMRARLVGVSSDDPWLSTDPEGFEPLVRTGVHSMIVAPLLARDTVLGLLTLYRHRTDPFEEADLDVARQAAFTASVHLDNAHSYRREHTVAAALQRRLQPGEIPLLSAVETAHVYLPESAGGDWFDVVPLSGTRVALVVGDVTGHGIEAAATMGQLRLAVRTLALRDLETDELLTHLDEVASQLADASGPGGNAPVATCAVTVYNPVSRHCTMVCAGHPAPVVIDPDGAPRTVDVPQGPPLGTGGGHVFTPAVLELAPGTLLALHTNGLTRGNGEHGDAARRRLEHILASTTRPLQELCDTAVYHMAPSRHDDAVLLLARTRALSPEHVADWTLPADASVVGTARRLVDRQLASWGLDEAVFTTELVVSELVTNAIRYGKGPVRLRLIRDRGRLLTEVTDANSASPHLRRARENDEGGRGLFIVMRLSTHWGVRHSRHDKTIWSEQRLDAGPPGTSGLLDAFDVPDAAGL
- a CDS encoding cobalt-precorrin-6A reductase gives rise to the protein MHVLILGGTTEARRLAELLAAEQPAGPRVTTSLAGRVSAPRTPPGEVRVGGFGGADGLAAWLREHAVDLLVDATHPFAGTITRNAAHAAATARVPLLVLRRPGWRPVEGDVWHEAGSLAEAAALLPALGRRVFLTTGRTGLAVFAPLADPWFLVRSVDAPEGARPPRTEVLLDRGPFTLDGERELLRRHQIDVLVTKDSGGAATAPKLTAAREAGLPVVVVRRPPVPEGVPVVAEPGQAARWVAETRARRSPRP
- a CDS encoding precorrin-8X methylmutase yields the protein MTPYDSEYEYEYEYEKDGAAIYRQSFATIRAEADLSGLPADVGRVAVRMIHACGMVDLVRDLSWSPDVVSRAREALRAGAPVLCDVRMVASGVTRARLPADNDVVCTLSDPAVPELAARLGTTRSAAALELWRDRLDGAVVAVGNAPTALFRLLEMIGEGAPRPAAVIGVPVGFVGAAESKEALAAHPSGVEHLVVRGRRGGSALAAAAVNAIASEEE
- a CDS encoding four-helix bundle copper-binding protein; the protein is MPTTVNDLLRTYPADLGGVDREAMARCIEECLRCAQACTACADACLSEPTVADLTKCIRTDMDCADVCTATAAVLSRHTGYDANVTRAVLQACATVCAACGDECARHAGMHEHCRVCAEACRSCEQACQELLAGLG
- a CDS encoding DUF4396 domain-containing protein, which produces MDHSTHHSTHHSAPADNGHAHEHGHGHGHGTTWATAMQATLHCLTGCAIGEILGMVIGTALMWGNVPTMVLAIALAFVFGYSLTLFAVVRAGVSLKAAIKVALAADTVSIAVMELVDNGIIALVPGAMEAHLSDGLFWYALLGGFAVAFVITTPVNKWMIGRGKGHAVVHAYH
- a CDS encoding aminoglycoside phosphotransferase family protein, which codes for MLPRVETDEEWDAVVPDETVMRPGAAGLCARLGLADAPLTRFPDGSRPVYAVGDEHVLKLFPGAVAQDGVAEGRVLTHLQGRLPTPTPRVRDFGPCENGWQYVLMSRLHGENLARAWDRVPRDHRERLVTEVGETLAVLHSLDPGPLGDVLGPGDWGAFLDRQRAGAVRQQRANGLPAGWLEQIPDFLASVPLPRDPDGCLLHTEVMRQHLMVDPDGWRLTGLFDFEPAMIGDRAYDFVGVGLFVTGGDPDLLARLAKAYGRTFDPSVLLAYTLLHVYSDLPWYLRELPVPGAETLPALAEAWFGTTGVSGCR
- a CDS encoding SulP family inorganic anion transporter, producing MTPTPPAARLRALKPDWLNDPKVWRTEVLAGLVVALALIPEAISFSIIAGVDPAIGLFASFTMAVTISVVGGRRAMISAATGAVALVIAPVNREHGLGYLVATVILAGVFQIVLGAVGVAKLMRFVPRSVMTGFVNALAIMIFMAQVPEMHDVPWPVYPLIIGGLALMVFFPKVTRVVPAPLVSIVILTVITVAAGIAVPTVGDKGELPSSLPVPGLPDVPFTLDTLTTVAPYALAMALVGLMESLMTARLVDDITDTHSSKTRESIGQGVANIVTGFFGGMGGCAMIGQTMINVKVSGARTRVSTFLAGSFLMVLCIVFGPVVSDIPMAALVAVMVMVAFGTFDWHSVAPKTLKRMPAGEIAVMVITVIVVVATENLAIGVVVGTVTAMVVFARRVAHLAQVTAVTDPDGTTVVYRVTGELFFASSNDLVGQFDYAGDPDRVVIDLSAAHIWDASSVAALDAIETKYEQRGKTVEITGLNSPSADLHGRLTGELTGSH